A genome region from Magnolia sinica isolate HGM2019 chromosome 8, MsV1, whole genome shotgun sequence includes the following:
- the LOC131252916 gene encoding metallothionein-like protein type 2, which produces MSCCGGNCGCGSGCKCGSGCGGCGMYPNLSFSGEITTTETLVIGVAPQKGYFEGGEMNAGSENGCKCGSNCTCDPCNCK; this is translated from the exons ATGTCTTGCTGTGGTGGAAACTGTGGGTGTGGATCTGGTTGCAAGTGCGGCAGTGGATGTGGAGG ATGCGGCATGTATCCTAATCTTTCTTTCTCCGGAGAGATCACCACCACTGAAACACTGGTGATAGGAGTTGCTCCTCAGAAGGG ATACTTCGAAGGTGGTGAGATGAACGCTGGATCCGAGAATGGCTGCAAATGTGGATCAAACTGCACCTGTGATCCATGCAACTGCAAATGA